A section of the Humulus lupulus chromosome 2, drHumLupu1.1, whole genome shotgun sequence genome encodes:
- the LOC133817940 gene encoding uncharacterized protein LOC133817940, which produces MGFFEIMYIYVSVLLVLNFWSWSLDLQDLGGICRNFATFSYSDFACETSLCHSYWWTRRIPFTLVTVNQDLIESWREYHWKKTTNDFVNDDACQDYEKLKADFELQTQQTSAAASNNDG; this is translated from the exons ATGGGTTTCTTTGAAATTATGTACATATATGTATCGGTTTTGCtggttttaaatttttggagTTGGTCATTGGATTTGCAGGATCTGGGTGGGATTTGCAGGAACTTTGCTACTTTcag TTACAGTGATTTTGCTTGTGAGACATCTCTTTGCCATTCTTATTGGTGGACTAGAAGAATACCCTTTACTCTTGTTACA gTGAACCAGGACCTTATTGAGTCATGGAGGGAATACCACTGGAAGAAAACAACAAATGATTTCGTGAACGACGATGCTtgccaagattat GAAAAACTGAAggctgattttgagttacaaactcaGCAAACATCCGCTGCCGCTTCCAATAATGATGGTTAG